In Gossypium arboreum isolate Shixiya-1 chromosome 6, ASM2569848v2, whole genome shotgun sequence, the following are encoded in one genomic region:
- the LOC128293771 gene encoding serine/threonine-protein phosphatase 7 long form homolog, giving the protein MSGPPSPWIENYLREVGFWHPATIGRGYKLDPKLINALIERWRPETHTFHLPCGECTITLEDVQLQLRLSVDEAALTGSVQSAGWGAISYDLLGAIPDNIYGGRIEMGWLRDTFLKLGNDSTELERIRYARAYILEMIGGHLTLDLLRNLVHLRWLLKLVDFRAANELSWGFAMLAILYREMCGVTKPNKAKIGG; this is encoded by the coding sequence ATGTCTGGTCCGCCATCACCGTGGATAGAAAATTACTTGAGGGAAGTAGGTTTTTGGCACCCGGCCACTATAGGCCGGGGGTACAAGTTGGACCCAAAACTCATCAATGCGTTAATAGAGAGGTGGAGACCGGAGACGCACACATTCCATCTTCCATGcggagagtgtactatcactttGGAGGACGTCCAATTACAATTAAGATTGTCGGTGGATGAGGCAGCACTCACCGGGTCCGTTCAATCTGCTGGTTGGGGAGCCATATCTTACGATCTTTTGGGTGCGATTCCGGATAATATTTACGGAGGTCGGATTGAGATGGgctggttacgagacacattccTGAAGCTAGGGAATGATTCGACTGAATtagaaagaatacgatatgctcgGGCATACATCCTTGAGATGATTGGAGGTCATCTGACGCTGGACTTATTACGAAACCTCGTTCATCTGAGGTGGCTGTtgaaactcgttgattttagagcaGCTAACGAACTTAGTTGGGGGTTTGCCATGTTGGCAATATTGTACCGGGAGATGTGCGGGGTGACGAaaccaaataaagccaaaattggaggTTGA